A window of the Clupea harengus chromosome 8, Ch_v2.0.2, whole genome shotgun sequence genome harbors these coding sequences:
- the LOC116221494 gene encoding putative uncharacterized protein DDB_G0290521 isoform X2 — protein MKVVNEGSTEPWPHPVTPAAAEPEPATTPTLRPTPTPPPAPAPAPTLKTPPAAAPPPTPISALATAPTPTLTLSPIPTFEPILTLTPMLTLEPRPTLALARCTGTNAHICTSIGTHTSCTNTSTNTQHTGTNTQHTGTKACISNCSNTHTITCTLWGACSWSKQQDRRSQSPSSLEHHGCSVSVAELVEAGAAGGAGRGPGGAAEGGGSSAPWPGHAPPPDGEPLVPPPALQRHGVQLHP, from the exons ATGAAGGTGGTCAACGAAGGGAGCACAGAGCCATGGCCACATCCAG tcacACCAGCCGCAGCTGAACCCGAACCAGCAACCACACCAACACTCAGACCCACACCGACACCTCCACCAGCTCCCGCACCCGCACCAACACTCAAAACACCACCTGCAGCAGCTCCCCCGCCCACACCAATATCTGCACTAGCAACTGCACCcacaccaacactaacacttTCACCTATACCAACCTTCGAACCCATACTAACACTCACACCCATGTTAACACTTGAACCCAGACCAACCCTTGCACTCGCAAGGTGCACCGGTACCAACGCTCACATCTGCACAAGTATTGGCACCCACACCAGCTGTACCAACACTagcaccaacacacaacacaccggcaccaacacacaacacaccggCACCAAGGCCTGCATCAGCAACTGCTCCAACACCCACACCATCACCTGTACTCTCTGGGGAGCCTGTAGCTGGAGCAAACAGCAGGACCGCCGGAGTCAATCCCCCAGCAGCCTTGAGCACCACGGGTGCTCCGTGTCCGTCGCGGAGTTGGTGGAagcaggagctgctggaggtgCAGGGCGAGGGCCTGGAGGTGCTGCAGAGGGAGGTGGGAGCTCTGCGCCGTGGCCTGGACACGCGCCTCCGCCGGATGGAGAACCGCTCGTAccccctcctgctctccaaCGCCACGGAGTGCAACTCCACCCCTGA
- the LOC116221494 gene encoding uncharacterized protein LOC116221494 isoform X3 produces the protein MGLRAGLNRYLCESPLSWCLVKDREFMSSNDLMDMQRNSKEVSSSQCTTRTSRTKISLNMWRAMLKLTSLSLTAMGDTPYLLRCLWGMWLNPGRHQRPVLQLKLKMPKMRRLNRLVGNPNPSPVESITPASPCRPTTDDEHVPFLTESQMMDRVRARALQAGRVGRPGARGPGP, from the exons ATGGGTCTGCGAGCAGGGCTCAACAGATACCTGTGTGAGTCCCCGCTGTCGTGGTGTTTAGTGAAGGACCGTGAATTTATGTCCAGCAACGATCTCATGGACATGCAAAGAAACTCCAAAGAGGTCTCCTCCAGCCAGTGCACAACCAGGACCAGTCGGACGAAAATTTCTTTAAA CATGTGGAGGGCAATGCTGAAACTGACCTCTTTGAGTCTAACTGCAATGGGGGATACGCCATACCTGCTCAGGTGCCTCTGGGGCATGTGGTTGAATCCTGGGAGACACCAGAGGCCGGTGTTACAATTAAAACTGAAGATGCCCAAGATGAGGAGATTAAATCGCTTG GTTGGAAACCCTAATCCCTCACCAGTGGAGAGCATCACTCCAGCTTCACCCTGCAGACCTACTACTGATGACGAGCACGTTCCTTTCTTAACG GAGTCCCAGATGATGGACCGCGTTCGGGCAAGAGCTCTTCAAGCGGGACGAGTTGGGCGTCCTGGTGCGCGAGGTCCAGGCCCGTGA
- the LOC116221555 gene encoding uncharacterized protein LOC116221555 — translation MVKNMVNEVLQRKPGGEKIIQEYHKTKSLTDLTRRQLVNTLVADMVEVHGRVPSQAVRLKYAQGIVALFPYLEDPMSKHGYEHFYDPASGSGYIAWRLKTVQRSQSDRSRSRVAVEEYSGGPKAARDCTASTSQQLTEQECEEVISMMKHSSDEALVLDKMKATFEHRQKLVRDPNKSVAVLDIFPRFLDIPGLIEQDFLMLFGEETSGKFLSKWPTFFQPHITEEAKALVPTPHVEELLSSAQGNDGGWDRDIASLCLLLHLIPPTSKGHKKSAKISALQAEDYLVRYLQVGASIQIFLSSLEPSQPFLLCVGEQKNKIQKTYVIVDGKAIPCKAHTSVAAFDELFKTHFIFGTSYSDALDGFYTFIQTAVYNIDVGMIREKPRVRELRARFLNIKQ, via the exons ATGGTCAAAAAT ATGGTCAATGAAGTTCTTCAGAGAAAGCCTGGGGGCGAGAAGATCATACAGGAGTACCATAAAACAAAGTCACTGACAGATTTAACCAGGAGGCAGCTTGTGAATACCTTAGTTGCTGACATGGTGGAGGTGCATGG ACGGGTCCCTTCTCAGGCTGTACGACTGAAGTATGCTCAAGGCATTGTGGCCTTATTCCCATATCTTGAGGACCCAATGTCAAAGCATGGTTAT GAGCACTTTTATGATCCAGCATCAGGCTCTGGGTACATCGCATGGCGTCTTAAAACTGTACAACGAAGTCAATCTGATCGCTCAAGGTCTCGGGTAGCCGTGGAAGAATACAGTGGTGGTCCAAAGGCTGCAAGGGACTGCACGGCATCTACCTCACAACAACTAACCGAACAAGAGTGTGAAGAGGTGATATCTATGATGAAACATTCATCTGATGAAGCCCTAGTCTTGGACAAAATGAAGGCTACTTttgaacacagacagaaacttgTTCGTGATCCCAACAAGTCCGTAGCTGTTCTGGACATCTTCCCAAGATTTCTTGACATACCTGGCCTG ATTGAGCAGGATTTCTTGATGCTTTTTGGAGAGGAGACATCTGGGAAGTTCTTGTCCAAATGGCCCACGTTTTTCCAACCACACATCACTGAAGAGGCCAAAGCGCTAGTGCCAACTCCCCATGTCGAGGAGCTCCTTAGTTCTGCCCAAGGCAATGACGGTG GATGGGATCGTGACATCGCTTCACTGTGCTTGCTGCTGCATCTTATTCCTCCGACATCGAAGGGACACAAAAAGTCTGCGAAAATCAGTGCCCTCCAAGCAGAGGACTACTTGGTGAGGTATCTGCAG GTTGGTGCAAGCATCCAGATCTTCTTGTCCAGTCTCGAACCTTCTCAGCCTTTCCTGCTCTGTGTCGgcgaacaaaaaaacaagatcCAGAAGACCTACGTCATCGTGGATGGCAAGGCAATTCCAtgcaaagcacacacatcagTCGCAGCATTTGACGAGCTATTTAAGACACACTTCATTTTTGGAACATCATATAGTGACGCACTTGATGGtttttacacattcatacaaacagCTGTGTACAACATTGATGTCGGTATGATTAGAGAAAAGCCAAGAGTCAGGGAACTCAGGGCTAGGTTTCTTAACATCAAGCAATAA
- the LOC105911328 gene encoding helicase SRCAP-like isoform X1, whose protein sequence is MADSVVEDPLPTLRAHYKLTKTQQFDVTVDFQDLDGNPTSLVNLQTDLMDSDSNGENYMLASVPLRHMVESWGKPDTGVTFKTENAEVESFTPAAPSRPATDEEHVPYLTESQMMDRIRQQRFTQDELDVLVREIQARYHRIYGKGLPFAEIRQAWEEVAAAVNNAGFGPTRTASGCQRRFRDLKRRAKMKLVNRASTKPSQRAENGPAGKDTQSCSETATPATSPSERPVAGTADGGNGGASLHPFALFNTMDVPSQDPLGTVGGPSQDPSSTVGVPSQSREPLEVRQRSLEMLQREFKPQSRNHFTKEQMDILLREIKARYHRLFGDRQHPPRFSDRRQAWEEVAAAINRARCGPTKSASACCKRLSDLKRRRKMRMGKHIVSMCQEGPIITAAFSHASPMGMNILPSVSMQLLQSPENAPTDAAEPEPATTPTPAPAPPPTQKPAPFPALANETAPTPTPAPATAPAPTLTTTPAPTRAPILTPIPTLTHIPTLEPILTLALAPAPTFAPTLTLPLTLPSTVTQTAPDPTPATTPTLAPSPAAPVLTPVPTLTPVPTLEPTLTRTPTPSESPVAGANSGTAGVSVSPPAASSTTGAPCPSRRRWEQELLEVQREGLEVLQREVGALRRGLDTRLRRMESRTYPLLLSISRSLERIANATERNSTPDATTPLHTDTPPRTPRGRAVVERPATSQTRASSKGRAAGTCKRKRGRRA, encoded by the exons ATGGCGGACTCTGTGGtagaggacccgctccctacACTAAGGGCTCATTATAAACTaacgaaaacacaacaattcGACGTTACAG TAGACTTTCAGGACTTGGACGGCAATCCTACATCTCTCGTTAACCTTCAAACCGACCTCATGGACTCCGACAGCAATGGGGAAAACTACATGCTTGCTTCAGTCCCTTTAAGACATATGGTTGAATCCTGGGGGAAGCCGGACACTGGAGTAACATTTAAAACCGAAAATGCCGAAG TGGAGAGCTTCACTCCAGCTGCCCCCAGCAGACCTGCTACTGATGAGGAGCATGTTCCTTACTTAACG GAGTCCCAGATGATGGACCGCATTCGCCAACAACGCTTCACACAAGACGAGTTGGATGTCCTGGTGCGGGAGATCCAGGCCCGCTACCACAGAATCTACGGCAAAGGGCTGCCGTTCGCCGAGATCCGACAGGCGTGGGAGGAGGTGGCGGCAGCGGTCAACAACGCTGGCTTTGGCCCCACCAGGACCGCCAGCGGCTGCCAGAGACGCTTCAGAGACCTAAAGCGGCGTGCCAAGATGAAGCTGGTCAACAGAGCTAGCACAAAGCCATCACAAAGAGCAGAGAATGGACCTGCAGGAAAGGACACTCAGTCATGCAGCGAAACAG CTACACCTGCAACCTCACCTTCTGAGAGACCTGTAGCTGGAACAGCGGATGGTGGAAACGGTGGAGCATCTCTCCACCCCTTTGCTCTCTTTAACACCATGGATGTTCCCAGTCAAGACCCCTTGGGTACCGTGGGTGGGCCCAGTCAAGACCCCTCGAGTACCGTGGGTGTCCCCAGCCAGTCTCGGGAGCCCCTGGAGGTCCGCCAGAGGAGCCTGGAGATGCTGCAGAGGGAGTTTAAACCCCAGAGCCGAAACCACTTCACGAAGGAGCAGATGGACATCCTCCTGCGCGAGATCAAGGCCCGCTACCACAGGCTTTTCGGTGACAGACAGCACCCTCCGCGGTTCTCGGATCGGCGGCAGGCGTGGGAAGAGGTGGCAGCCGCCATCAACCGTGCTCGCTGCGGCCCCACCAAGTCTGCCAGCGCCTGCTGCAAACGCCTCAGCGACCTGAAACGGCGGCGCAAGATGAGAATGGGCAAACACATCGTGTCTATGTGTCAGGAGGGGCCTATTATTACAGCCGCATTCTCCCACGCGAGCCCCATGGGAATGAACATCCTCCCATCAGTGAGTATGCAGCTACTGCAAAGCCCAGAGAACGCACCCACAG ACGCAGCTGAACCCGAACCAGCCACCACACCAACACCTGCACCAGCTCCGCCGCCCACACAAAAACCTGCACCGTTTCCTGCATTAGCAAATGAAACAGCACCCACACCAACACCTGCACCAGCAACTGCACCCGCACCAACACTCACAACAACACCCGCACCCACTCGAGCACCAATACTGACACCCAtaccaacactcacacatataccaaCACTCGAACCCATACTAACACTTGCTCTTGCACCGGCACCAACATTCGCACCAACACttacactcccactcacactccCATCAACAGTCACACAAACTGCACCAGATCCTACCCCAGCCACCACACCCACCCTTGCACCCTCGCCAGCTGCTCCAGTACTCACACCTGTACCAACACTCACACCTGTACCAACACTAGAACcaacacttacacgcacaccaacaccaTCTGAGAGTCCTGTAGCTGGAGCAAACAGCGGGACCGCCGGAGTTTCAGTCAGTCCCCCAGCAGCCTCGAGCACCACGGGTGCTCCGTGTCCGTCGCGGAGGCGGTGGGagcaggagctgctggaggtgCAGCGCGAGGGTCTGGAGGTGCTGCAGAGGGAGGTGGGAGCTCTGCGCCGTGGCCTGGACACGCGCCTCCGCAGGATGGAGAGCCGCACGTACCCCCTCCTGCTCTCCATCAGCCGCAGCCTGGAGAGGATAGCCAACGCCACGGAGCGCAACTCCACCCCTGATGCCACCACTCCACTGCACACCGACACGCCCCCCAGGACACCAAGGGGCAGAGCTGTGGTGGAACGACCGGCCACCAGCCAAACCCGTGCTTCTTCAAAGGGGCGAGCAGCCGGGACCTGCAAACGCAAAAGAGGGAGACGCGCCTAA
- the LOC116221494 gene encoding putative uncharacterized protein DDB_G0290521 isoform X1, protein MKVVNEGSTEPWPHPGESPENTHTVTPAAAEPEPATTPTLRPTPTPPPAPAPAPTLKTPPAAAPPPTPISALATAPTPTLTLSPIPTFEPILTLTPMLTLEPRPTLALARCTGTNAHICTSIGTHTSCTNTSTNTQHTGTNTQHTGTKACISNCSNTHTITCTLWGACSWSKQQDRRSQSPSSLEHHGCSVSVAELVEAGAAGGAGRGPGGAAEGGGSSAPWPGHAPPPDGEPLVPPPALQRHGVQLHP, encoded by the exons ATGAAGGTGGTCAACGAAGGGAGCACAGAGCCATGGCCACATCCAGGTGAAAGCccagagaatacacacacag tcacACCAGCCGCAGCTGAACCCGAACCAGCAACCACACCAACACTCAGACCCACACCGACACCTCCACCAGCTCCCGCACCCGCACCAACACTCAAAACACCACCTGCAGCAGCTCCCCCGCCCACACCAATATCTGCACTAGCAACTGCACCcacaccaacactaacacttTCACCTATACCAACCTTCGAACCCATACTAACACTCACACCCATGTTAACACTTGAACCCAGACCAACCCTTGCACTCGCAAGGTGCACCGGTACCAACGCTCACATCTGCACAAGTATTGGCACCCACACCAGCTGTACCAACACTagcaccaacacacaacacaccggcaccaacacacaacacaccggCACCAAGGCCTGCATCAGCAACTGCTCCAACACCCACACCATCACCTGTACTCTCTGGGGAGCCTGTAGCTGGAGCAAACAGCAGGACCGCCGGAGTCAATCCCCCAGCAGCCTTGAGCACCACGGGTGCTCCGTGTCCGTCGCGGAGTTGGTGGAagcaggagctgctggaggtgCAGGGCGAGGGCCTGGAGGTGCTGCAGAGGGAGGTGGGAGCTCTGCGCCGTGGCCTGGACACGCGCCTCCGCCGGATGGAGAACCGCTCGTAccccctcctgctctccaaCGCCACGGAGTGCAACTCCACCCCTGA
- the LOC105911328 gene encoding helicase SRCAP-like isoform X2, translated as MDSDSNGENYMLASVPLRHMVESWGKPDTGVTFKTENAEVESFTPAAPSRPATDEEHVPYLTESQMMDRIRQQRFTQDELDVLVREIQARYHRIYGKGLPFAEIRQAWEEVAAAVNNAGFGPTRTASGCQRRFRDLKRRAKMKLVNRASTKPSQRAENGPAGKDTQSCSETATPATSPSERPVAGTADGGNGGASLHPFALFNTMDVPSQDPLGTVGGPSQDPSSTVGVPSQSREPLEVRQRSLEMLQREFKPQSRNHFTKEQMDILLREIKARYHRLFGDRQHPPRFSDRRQAWEEVAAAINRARCGPTKSASACCKRLSDLKRRRKMRMGKHIVSMCQEGPIITAAFSHASPMGMNILPSVSMQLLQSPENAPTDAAEPEPATTPTPAPAPPPTQKPAPFPALANETAPTPTPAPATAPAPTLTTTPAPTRAPILTPIPTLTHIPTLEPILTLALAPAPTFAPTLTLPLTLPSTVTQTAPDPTPATTPTLAPSPAAPVLTPVPTLTPVPTLEPTLTRTPTPSESPVAGANSGTAGVSVSPPAASSTTGAPCPSRRRWEQELLEVQREGLEVLQREVGALRRGLDTRLRRMESRTYPLLLSISRSLERIANATERNSTPDATTPLHTDTPPRTPRGRAVVERPATSQTRASSKGRAAGTCKRKRGRRA; from the exons ATGGACTCCGACAGCAATGGGGAAAACTACATGCTTGCTTCAGTCCCTTTAAGACATATGGTTGAATCCTGGGGGAAGCCGGACACTGGAGTAACATTTAAAACCGAAAATGCCGAAG TGGAGAGCTTCACTCCAGCTGCCCCCAGCAGACCTGCTACTGATGAGGAGCATGTTCCTTACTTAACG GAGTCCCAGATGATGGACCGCATTCGCCAACAACGCTTCACACAAGACGAGTTGGATGTCCTGGTGCGGGAGATCCAGGCCCGCTACCACAGAATCTACGGCAAAGGGCTGCCGTTCGCCGAGATCCGACAGGCGTGGGAGGAGGTGGCGGCAGCGGTCAACAACGCTGGCTTTGGCCCCACCAGGACCGCCAGCGGCTGCCAGAGACGCTTCAGAGACCTAAAGCGGCGTGCCAAGATGAAGCTGGTCAACAGAGCTAGCACAAAGCCATCACAAAGAGCAGAGAATGGACCTGCAGGAAAGGACACTCAGTCATGCAGCGAAACAG CTACACCTGCAACCTCACCTTCTGAGAGACCTGTAGCTGGAACAGCGGATGGTGGAAACGGTGGAGCATCTCTCCACCCCTTTGCTCTCTTTAACACCATGGATGTTCCCAGTCAAGACCCCTTGGGTACCGTGGGTGGGCCCAGTCAAGACCCCTCGAGTACCGTGGGTGTCCCCAGCCAGTCTCGGGAGCCCCTGGAGGTCCGCCAGAGGAGCCTGGAGATGCTGCAGAGGGAGTTTAAACCCCAGAGCCGAAACCACTTCACGAAGGAGCAGATGGACATCCTCCTGCGCGAGATCAAGGCCCGCTACCACAGGCTTTTCGGTGACAGACAGCACCCTCCGCGGTTCTCGGATCGGCGGCAGGCGTGGGAAGAGGTGGCAGCCGCCATCAACCGTGCTCGCTGCGGCCCCACCAAGTCTGCCAGCGCCTGCTGCAAACGCCTCAGCGACCTGAAACGGCGGCGCAAGATGAGAATGGGCAAACACATCGTGTCTATGTGTCAGGAGGGGCCTATTATTACAGCCGCATTCTCCCACGCGAGCCCCATGGGAATGAACATCCTCCCATCAGTGAGTATGCAGCTACTGCAAAGCCCAGAGAACGCACCCACAG ACGCAGCTGAACCCGAACCAGCCACCACACCAACACCTGCACCAGCTCCGCCGCCCACACAAAAACCTGCACCGTTTCCTGCATTAGCAAATGAAACAGCACCCACACCAACACCTGCACCAGCAACTGCACCCGCACCAACACTCACAACAACACCCGCACCCACTCGAGCACCAATACTGACACCCAtaccaacactcacacatataccaaCACTCGAACCCATACTAACACTTGCTCTTGCACCGGCACCAACATTCGCACCAACACttacactcccactcacactccCATCAACAGTCACACAAACTGCACCAGATCCTACCCCAGCCACCACACCCACCCTTGCACCCTCGCCAGCTGCTCCAGTACTCACACCTGTACCAACACTCACACCTGTACCAACACTAGAACcaacacttacacgcacaccaacaccaTCTGAGAGTCCTGTAGCTGGAGCAAACAGCGGGACCGCCGGAGTTTCAGTCAGTCCCCCAGCAGCCTCGAGCACCACGGGTGCTCCGTGTCCGTCGCGGAGGCGGTGGGagcaggagctgctggaggtgCAGCGCGAGGGTCTGGAGGTGCTGCAGAGGGAGGTGGGAGCTCTGCGCCGTGGCCTGGACACGCGCCTCCGCAGGATGGAGAGCCGCACGTACCCCCTCCTGCTCTCCATCAGCCGCAGCCTGGAGAGGATAGCCAACGCCACGGAGCGCAACTCCACCCCTGATGCCACCACTCCACTGCACACCGACACGCCCCCCAGGACACCAAGGGGCAGAGCTGTGGTGGAACGACCGGCCACCAGCCAAACCCGTGCTTCTTCAAAGGGGCGAGCAGCCGGGACCTGCAAACGCAAAAGAGGGAGACGCGCCTAA
- the LOC105892111 gene encoding syncollin-like: MKTLIAVLLCTALCWDGLNAQCPDPATLKDVNGAKVCARMFSDSTVIYAQSCQGDSLDSYPGDDIPTISLRWNNRVSSLVVSRFCSLTVWSRFRKQGINRKFSAGIQHRLKDVGQGLGILRDWDNDISGYMCEC, from the coding sequence atGAAGACTCTCATCGCTGTGCTCCTGtgcactgctctgtgctgggacGGGCTTAACGCTCAGTGCCCTGACCCCGCCACCCTGAAGGACGTCAACGGCGCCAAGGTCTGCGCCCGCATGTTCTCGGACAGCACCGTCATCTACGCGCAGAGCTGCCAAGGTGACAGCCTCGATTCCTACCCCGGCGACGATATACCCACTATCAGCTTGCGTTGGAACAACCGCGTCTCATCGCTCGTCGTGAGCCGGTTCTGCTCCCTCACCGTCTGGTCCCGCTTCAGGAAGCAGGGCATCAATCGCAAGTTCAGCGCTGGCATCCAGCACCGCCTGAAGGACGTGGGGCAGGGGCTGGGGATACTCCGCGACTGGGACAATGACATCTCTGGATACATGTGTGAATGCTAG